In one Neobacillus sp. CF12 genomic region, the following are encoded:
- a CDS encoding DUF5605 domain-containing protein, whose amino-acid sequence MFFTQDTKIGYILASPEGREILLKHAPELKDSPYIFFTKMRSLSDYVTVNQSINRSEDWLRTVMNELSSVEYEVDTNTEILPLSNYESDRIPEGSATIVSPVSVGKWDVFEIELNGPSHGNPFVDVAISAQFSCNGYSVDINGFYDDNGTYKIRFMPEKEGQWTYQTKSNARSLNGIEGQFTCGPANDKNHGQVRVADTFHFTYSDGTRYLPVGTTCYAWTQQPNELQEQTLTTLSEGPFNKMRMCIFPKAYLFNENEPIHYPFEGSLEDGFDYTRFNPAFFQHLDQRIAELKKLGIEADLILFHAYDRWGFSEMGKSADDRYLKYVTARLSAFSNVWWSLANEYDLMWSKEEEDWERFASIVTNHDPYNHLISVHNCFKFYDYTKPWVTHCSVQRVDVYRTSENTDEWRKQWGKPVVIDECGYEGNINMGWGNIPGQEMVRRFWEGAIRGGYVGHGETYLHPEDILWWSKGGELHGTSPSRIGFLRKIVEQSPNGILNPIVSEWDAPAAGIVDKFYLYYYGFNQPSYREFTMSPGIQYKVDVIDTWNMTIEEQNGTFEGNFRIELPARQYMAIRLTAV is encoded by the coding sequence ATGTTTTTCACTCAAGATACTAAAATTGGTTACATTTTGGCAAGTCCAGAAGGCAGAGAAATACTATTAAAGCATGCACCCGAACTGAAGGATTCTCCGTACATATTTTTTACTAAAATGAGAAGTTTATCAGATTATGTGACAGTCAATCAGTCGATTAACCGGTCAGAGGATTGGTTGAGAACAGTGATGAATGAACTGTCTTCAGTAGAATATGAAGTCGATACGAATACAGAAATACTTCCTTTATCCAATTACGAATCAGATCGTATTCCTGAGGGTTCAGCTACGATTGTCTCACCAGTATCTGTTGGTAAATGGGACGTATTCGAAATTGAATTAAACGGACCCAGCCATGGAAATCCATTTGTGGATGTTGCCATTTCTGCGCAATTCTCGTGCAATGGATACAGCGTTGACATAAACGGTTTCTATGATGACAATGGGACATATAAAATCCGGTTTATGCCTGAAAAGGAAGGGCAATGGACGTACCAGACAAAGAGTAATGCACGTTCATTGAATGGTATAGAAGGACAGTTTACGTGTGGTCCAGCAAATGATAAGAATCACGGACAGGTGAGGGTTGCTGATACGTTTCATTTTACCTATAGCGATGGAACCCGTTATTTACCGGTGGGAACAACCTGTTATGCATGGACCCAGCAACCAAATGAACTCCAAGAGCAAACGCTAACTACCTTATCTGAAGGTCCATTCAATAAGATGAGGATGTGTATTTTTCCGAAGGCTTATTTATTCAACGAAAACGAGCCCATTCACTATCCCTTTGAAGGTTCATTAGAAGATGGGTTTGATTATACTAGATTCAACCCAGCATTCTTCCAGCATCTAGACCAACGAATTGCAGAACTTAAAAAGTTAGGCATTGAAGCCGATTTGATTCTCTTCCATGCATATGATCGTTGGGGCTTTTCAGAAATGGGCAAGTCTGCTGACGATCGATATTTAAAATACGTAACTGCCCGATTATCTGCTTTTTCAAATGTGTGGTGGTCCCTTGCCAACGAATACGATTTAATGTGGTCGAAGGAAGAGGAGGATTGGGAACGATTCGCGAGCATCGTAACCAATCATGATCCATATAACCATCTTATCTCGGTTCATAACTGCTTTAAATTCTATGATTATACAAAACCTTGGGTTACACATTGCAGTGTCCAAAGGGTTGATGTCTATCGAACATCAGAAAATACAGATGAGTGGCGAAAACAATGGGGTAAGCCAGTGGTGATTGATGAATGCGGTTATGAAGGGAATATCAATATGGGCTGGGGAAACATTCCTGGTCAGGAAATGGTTCGTAGATTTTGGGAAGGTGCGATTCGAGGTGGGTACGTTGGCCATGGTGAAACGTATTTGCATCCAGAAGATATACTTTGGTGGTCAAAAGGCGGCGAACTTCACGGAACCAGTCCCTCAAGAATAGGATTCCTTCGGAAAATTGTTGAACAATCACCAAATGGGATACTAAACCCAATAGTCTCAGAATGGGATGCTCCAGCAGCGGGCATTGTTGACAAATTTTACTTATATTATTACGGCTTTAATCAGCCAAGTTACCGTGAATTTACCATGTCACCGGGAATTCAGTATAAAGTAGACGTCATAGATACTTGGAATATGACAATCGAGGAACAAAACGGTACATTTGAAGGCAACTTCAGAATCGAACTACCGGCCCGACAATACATGGCCATTCGGTTGACGGCAGTTTAA
- a CDS encoding serine hydrolase domain-containing protein has translation MEALHNLRQLLRSFVEKGPAGCSCSVTRNGETVFEDYVGFADIDTKNPISSDTIFRIYSMTKVVTCVAALKLYERGLYLLSDPIEEYLPEFSHPQVLVTGENGEHTITPATRSITIKDLFMMTSGLTYGWGETETERQVKLATESLARKKQLGEKTDIRSLTQALAAIPLAFDPGTQWQYGLSHDVLGALIEVLSGKSLGRFLKDEIFEPLAMNDTFFNIPKEKQHRLASLYIRDENGSLTINTEMDEHFSAYESGGGGLFSTLSDYSRFAHMLANDGELDGVRIIGRKTIELMATNHLQPEHFQNYNWPRLAGYGYGLGVQVMMDRPAGGSNSPIGEFGWNGLAGTWVTIDPKEKLSAVYMQQMLPNFEEYHQPRLRSVIYGSI, from the coding sequence ATGGAAGCATTACACAATCTACGCCAATTATTAAGAAGTTTTGTGGAAAAAGGTCCAGCTGGATGTTCCTGTTCTGTTACTCGAAATGGTGAAACCGTTTTTGAAGATTATGTTGGATTCGCAGATATAGATACAAAAAATCCGATTTCATCTGATACCATTTTCCGGATTTATTCAATGACAAAGGTAGTTACCTGTGTAGCTGCTTTAAAACTTTATGAACGTGGACTATATTTACTATCCGATCCAATTGAGGAATACTTGCCAGAATTTAGTCATCCACAAGTACTTGTGACAGGAGAAAACGGAGAACATACTATAACTCCCGCTACTAGATCAATCACGATTAAAGATTTATTCATGATGACCTCTGGTCTAACTTATGGCTGGGGCGAGACGGAAACCGAACGTCAGGTAAAACTAGCAACTGAGTCATTGGCGAGAAAAAAACAACTGGGTGAAAAAACGGATATCCGTTCACTTACCCAAGCACTAGCTGCTATTCCACTTGCATTCGATCCAGGTACACAATGGCAATATGGATTAAGTCATGATGTGTTAGGAGCATTAATCGAGGTATTATCTGGTAAAAGTTTAGGTCGATTTTTAAAGGATGAAATTTTTGAACCCCTTGCTATGAATGATACATTTTTCAACATTCCAAAAGAGAAACAACACCGTCTCGCAAGCCTTTATATCCGCGATGAAAACGGAAGTTTAACGATAAATACTGAAATGGATGAGCATTTTTCTGCTTATGAAAGCGGCGGTGGCGGGCTGTTTTCAACACTAAGTGATTACAGTCGTTTTGCACACATGCTAGCAAATGATGGCGAATTAGATGGAGTACGAATTATTGGCAGAAAGACAATTGAATTGATGGCAACTAATCACCTTCAACCGGAACATTTTCAGAATTATAATTGGCCAAGACTTGCAGGATATGGCTATGGGTTAGGAGTGCAAGTAATGATGGATCGTCCAGCAGGGGGGAGCAACAGTCCCATTGGTGAATTTGGCTGGAATGGATTAGCTGGCACTTGGGTGACAATTGATCCAAAAGAAAAACTATCCGCAGTGTACATGCAGCAAATGCTTCCAAATTTCGAGGAATATCACCAGCCACGGTTACGTTCAGTTATCTATGGATCCATATAA
- a CDS encoding YesL family protein yields the protein MEGFMRGIYSISEWVMRLMYVNILWVLFTLLGLIVFGFFPSTTAMFTVIRKWVLKQHEIPVFKTFWLTYKSEFSKSSLLGLIIVCIGFFMYSNLKIIDATTLPSLKFLYIPNVIVILVFLLTLLYIFPVFVHFDVGVKGIIKNAFLLMTLNPIATFSMSILSGFILFIFYQFPGLIPFFSGSLIGYLLMFISNYVFAKMDQKANGIEETKA from the coding sequence ATGGAAGGTTTTATGAGAGGAATTTATAGTATTTCCGAATGGGTCATGAGACTTATGTATGTTAATATACTTTGGGTTTTATTTACCCTGCTCGGATTAATTGTTTTTGGCTTTTTTCCGTCAACAACAGCGATGTTTACGGTTATACGTAAATGGGTATTGAAGCAGCATGAAATTCCTGTATTTAAAACCTTTTGGTTAACCTACAAAAGTGAATTTTCAAAAAGCAGTTTATTAGGATTAATTATTGTGTGTATTGGTTTTTTTATGTACTCTAATTTAAAGATTATTGATGCGACAACATTACCATCCCTAAAGTTTCTATATATTCCTAACGTAATCGTCATTCTCGTATTTCTGCTGACACTTTTATACATTTTTCCAGTTTTTGTTCATTTTGATGTTGGCGTTAAAGGGATCATTAAAAATGCCTTTTTGTTAATGACCCTTAATCCAATCGCAACGTTTAGTATGTCTATCTTATCTGGATTTATCTTATTCATATTCTATCAATTTCCTGGTCTAATACCATTCTTTAGCGGCAGTTTAATCGGATATTTACTAATGTTTATTAGTAATTATGTGTTTGCTAAAATGGACCAAAAAGCAAATGGGATAGAGGAAACTAAAGCGTAA
- a CDS encoding glycoside hydrolase family 3 C-terminal domain-containing protein, with amino-acid sequence MKRDIKQLINEMTLEEKASLCSGLNFWRLKGVERLGIPSIMVTDGPHGLRKQGGSGDHLGIYQSVPATCFPSAVGLASTWNRTLIEKVGIALGEECQAEDVSVLLGPGANIKRSPLCGRNFEYFSEDPYLSSEMASNHVKGVQSQGVGTSLKHFAVNNQEHRRMSVDAIVDERTLREIYLASFENVVKQSQPWTVMCSYNKVNGEYASENKTLLTDILKDEWGFEGFVVSDWGAVNERAHGLEAGLELEMPSSNGLGDRKIVAAVKNGQLSEQTLDQAVERLLRIIFMAADNKKENASYDKEVHHKLAKEAATESMVLLKNDDKILPLKKEGKVAIIGEFAVKPRYQGGGSSHINPTKLENIYEEIEKAASGVEVRYAKGYDLKSDSIDEQLIEEAKEVANQADRAVLFVGLPDRYESEGYDREHLRIPNNHLALIEAIAEVQPNLVVVLSNGAPIEMSWLPKVKGLLEGYLGGQALGGAIADLLFGNESPSGKLAETFPQALSHNPSYLNFPGEEDKVEYKEGLFVGYRYYDTKGIEPLFPFGYGLSYTNFEYSNLVINKAEILDTEEVEVSVTVKNTGDVTGKEIVQLYVRDVKSTVIRPVKELKGFEKVELQPGEERTVTFTLDKRAFAYYNVELKDWHVESGLFEILVGKSSAEIILDGTVNVKSTVALIKLVHRNTTIGDLMANPILAPITKEMLAKANEGSPFANMSEDSDGYEMFEAMMKFMPLRAMVSFNSEKFTDDLLNNLIEDLNQALKNSSMVQTV; translated from the coding sequence ATGAAACGTGACATTAAACAGTTGATTAACGAAATGACACTTGAAGAAAAAGCGAGTCTTTGTTCTGGCTTGAACTTTTGGAGATTAAAAGGAGTAGAGAGATTAGGAATCCCATCAATTATGGTAACAGATGGACCTCATGGTTTACGTAAACAAGGCGGAAGCGGTGACCACTTGGGAATTTACCAGAGCGTTCCTGCTACCTGCTTTCCTTCTGCTGTTGGTCTTGCAAGTACCTGGAACCGGACACTTATTGAAAAAGTAGGAATTGCTTTAGGTGAAGAGTGTCAGGCAGAAGACGTTTCTGTCTTGCTTGGACCTGGTGCCAATATCAAACGTTCACCGCTTTGTGGACGAAACTTTGAGTATTTTTCAGAAGATCCTTATCTTTCTTCAGAGATGGCATCCAATCATGTAAAAGGCGTTCAAAGCCAGGGAGTGGGAACCTCCTTAAAACACTTTGCGGTTAACAATCAGGAACACCGCCGCATGTCAGTAGATGCGATTGTCGATGAAAGAACATTAAGAGAAATCTATCTTGCTAGCTTTGAAAATGTTGTAAAACAATCGCAGCCTTGGACAGTTATGTGTTCCTATAACAAAGTTAATGGCGAATATGCCTCAGAAAACAAAACTCTATTAACAGATATCCTAAAGGATGAATGGGGCTTTGAAGGCTTTGTCGTTTCAGACTGGGGCGCAGTGAATGAGCGGGCACATGGTCTTGAAGCGGGGCTAGAGTTGGAAATGCCTTCTAGTAATGGACTTGGTGATAGAAAAATAGTAGCCGCTGTAAAAAATGGTCAACTGTCCGAACAAACCCTTGATCAAGCGGTTGAACGACTCTTACGCATCATTTTTATGGCCGCTGATAACAAAAAGGAAAATGCCTCTTATGATAAGGAAGTTCACCATAAACTTGCTAAGGAAGCAGCGACAGAAAGTATGGTACTACTGAAAAATGACGATAAAATCTTACCATTGAAAAAAGAGGGAAAAGTCGCGATTATCGGAGAGTTTGCTGTAAAACCTAGGTACCAAGGCGGCGGAAGTTCTCATATTAATCCTACAAAATTAGAAAATATTTATGAGGAAATTGAAAAGGCTGCTTCAGGGGTAGAGGTTCGTTATGCAAAAGGGTACGATTTAAAAAGTGATAGTATTGACGAACAGTTAATAGAAGAAGCGAAAGAAGTAGCAAATCAAGCTGATAGAGCAGTTTTATTCGTTGGTTTGCCAGATCGCTATGAATCAGAAGGTTATGATCGTGAACATTTACGAATTCCAAATAATCATCTAGCCCTAATTGAAGCTATTGCAGAAGTTCAACCTAATCTTGTCGTCGTTCTGAGTAATGGTGCCCCGATTGAAATGTCTTGGCTTCCTAAAGTAAAAGGATTGCTTGAAGGATATTTAGGTGGGCAGGCACTCGGCGGTGCAATTGCTGACTTATTATTTGGAAATGAAAGTCCAAGTGGTAAATTAGCAGAAACATTCCCACAAGCCTTAAGTCATAATCCTTCTTATCTTAACTTCCCAGGGGAAGAAGATAAAGTAGAATACAAAGAAGGGTTATTTGTTGGATACCGTTATTACGATACAAAAGGGATTGAGCCGTTATTCCCATTTGGATATGGATTAAGCTATACCAATTTCGAGTACTCCAATCTAGTAATCAATAAAGCTGAAATACTAGATACAGAGGAAGTAGAAGTTTCTGTTACGGTAAAAAACACTGGAGATGTAACCGGAAAGGAAATTGTCCAGTTATACGTACGAGATGTAAAGAGCACTGTGATTAGACCTGTAAAAGAACTAAAGGGCTTTGAAAAAGTTGAATTACAGCCGGGCGAGGAAAGAACTGTTACTTTTACTTTAGATAAACGTGCATTTGCTTACTACAATGTTGAATTAAAGGACTGGCATGTTGAAAGCGGTTTGTTTGAAATATTAGTAGGTAAATCCTCAGCTGAAATTATTTTAGATGGAACAGTTAATGTAAAGTCAACGGTTGCACTAATTAAATTGGTTCACCGCAATACTACAATTGGTGACTTAATGGCTAATCCCATCCTAGCACCGATTACCAAAGAAATGCTTGCAAAAGCAAACGAAGGAAGCCCGTTTGCAAACATGTCCGAGGATTCAGATGGATATGAAATGTTTGAAGCCATGATGAAATTTATGCCATTACGGGCAATGGTTTCATTCAACTCAGAAAAGTTTACTGATGATTTATTAAATAACTTAATAGAAGACCTTAATCAAGCACTAAAGAATTCTTCA
- a CDS encoding alpha-L-rhamnosidase has product MIITKLRTNQIKNPLGFEFDRLRLSWVTESANSLSVFQTGAQVEISLDENFEHIVFNSGKIIEIDSLAYTPDIELKPRTRYFWRVTVWGNSGDQATSDVAWFETAKMDEPWQGQWITANVDKETHPLIRKTFDLPTPIASARAYISGVGLYELEINGKRVSEEYFAPGYNAYDFWLQYQTYDVTHLLTSGDNAVGIMLGNGWYKGRFGFDGGYHELYGSEFALIAEIIVTLADGSEVTIASNQEWKSAPAPITFSGIYDGEVYDANLEQENWTLADFDDSKWTSVRFTKVNTERFQARISLPVKIMEERKPIEIIHTPAGETVLDFGQVMTGWVRFRTNAPKGTKLQLEYGEILQNDCFYRDNLRTAKAEHIYISDGSEREVQPHFTFYGFRYVKLTGYEGDINVDDFTGCVLYSEIEEIGNVETSNPLVNQLFHNAKWGQKGNFLEVPTDCPQRDERMGWTGDAQVFAPTACFNMYSPAFFKKYMFDLREEQKRLGGSVPFTVPVVKPKDGNQFIGGHGSAAWGDAATVIPWTLYLHYGDKELLRQQFDTMKDWVDYIKRMDEESGGKRLWKVGFHFGDWLSQDGPDPQSPMGGTDSYYIASAYYCYSAQLVSKAAAVLGNLELAKEYRNLVNEIKEAIKNEYFTPNGRSAINTQTAMIVALYMDLIPENFRPRVIEDLRIKLREDNMHLKTGFVGTPYFCNVLSENGANDAAYTLLLNDDFPSWLYAVKLGATTIWERWNSVLPDGSISGTDMNSLNHYAYGSIAEWMYQHMCGINPVEDAPGFKKIKLSPKPYGKLQYAKATLNSASGKIESGWEIKEDGALSFTFIVPFNTTANVILPDAAFESIKVNGVNLVDSTIAAGQNGEQVHCELVAGRYVFEYKPAKSYILTFSTNNSLKELLENDVTREIFEEELPEIAGNILVKARFLEKSLRELTQVPLFKSLAPTEKLDELDERLLLVRQ; this is encoded by the coding sequence ATGATAATTACTAAATTAAGAACAAATCAAATTAAGAATCCCTTGGGTTTTGAGTTCGATCGATTACGTCTTTCATGGGTAACAGAGTCCGCGAATAGTCTGTCTGTTTTTCAAACGGGCGCACAAGTAGAAATTTCCTTAGATGAAAATTTTGAACATATTGTTTTTAATAGCGGAAAAATAATAGAGATTGATAGTCTAGCTTATACACCTGACATTGAATTAAAACCACGAACCAGATATTTTTGGCGAGTAACGGTATGGGGAAATAGTGGAGATCAGGCTACTAGTGATGTCGCTTGGTTTGAAACAGCAAAAATGGACGAGCCATGGCAAGGTCAATGGATTACAGCTAACGTAGATAAGGAAACCCATCCGTTAATCAGAAAAACATTCGATTTGCCAACTCCTATTGCTTCTGCAAGAGCCTATATAAGTGGAGTAGGTTTATATGAACTAGAAATCAATGGAAAAAGAGTCAGTGAAGAATATTTTGCTCCTGGTTATAACGCCTATGACTTCTGGTTACAGTATCAAACCTATGATGTAACTCATTTGTTAACGAGTGGGGATAATGCTGTTGGAATTATGCTAGGCAATGGATGGTACAAAGGTCGTTTTGGTTTTGATGGCGGGTACCACGAATTGTATGGAAGTGAATTTGCACTAATTGCAGAAATCATTGTCACCTTAGCGGATGGTTCAGAGGTAACGATTGCTTCTAATCAAGAATGGAAGAGTGCTCCGGCACCGATTACATTCAGTGGTATTTATGATGGAGAGGTTTATGACGCTAATCTAGAGCAAGAAAATTGGACATTGGCGGACTTTGACGATAGCAAGTGGACAAGTGTACGTTTCACAAAGGTCAATACAGAACGATTCCAAGCACGGATTAGTCTTCCCGTAAAAATAATGGAAGAGAGAAAACCGATTGAGATTATACATACACCAGCCGGAGAAACTGTTTTGGATTTTGGGCAGGTAATGACTGGCTGGGTACGGTTTAGAACCAATGCACCAAAAGGAACCAAACTTCAGCTTGAGTACGGTGAAATTCTCCAGAATGATTGTTTTTATCGAGATAACCTCCGTACAGCAAAGGCAGAGCACATATACATTTCAGATGGAAGTGAACGAGAAGTCCAACCTCACTTTACCTTTTATGGCTTTCGATATGTAAAACTGACTGGTTATGAGGGAGATATCAATGTTGACGACTTTACCGGATGTGTTCTTTATAGTGAGATTGAAGAAATAGGGAATGTTGAAACTTCAAACCCATTGGTTAATCAATTATTCCATAACGCCAAATGGGGACAAAAGGGGAACTTCTTGGAAGTCCCAACTGATTGTCCACAGCGTGATGAACGGATGGGATGGACAGGGGATGCTCAAGTATTTGCCCCCACTGCCTGCTTTAATATGTATTCACCAGCTTTTTTCAAAAAGTATATGTTCGATTTACGCGAAGAACAAAAAAGATTAGGTGGATCTGTTCCGTTTACAGTACCGGTTGTAAAACCAAAGGATGGTAATCAATTTATTGGCGGTCATGGCTCTGCGGCTTGGGGGGATGCGGCCACGGTCATTCCATGGACATTATACCTGCATTATGGTGACAAAGAATTGCTACGTCAACAGTTCGATACGATGAAGGACTGGGTAGATTACATTAAGAGAATGGATGAGGAATCAGGCGGAAAGAGATTGTGGAAAGTAGGATTCCATTTTGGCGACTGGCTCTCACAAGATGGGCCAGATCCACAAAGCCCTATGGGAGGAACAGACTCCTATTACATTGCATCTGCATATTATTGTTACTCTGCACAACTTGTATCAAAAGCTGCAGCGGTTCTTGGTAATCTAGAATTAGCAAAAGAATATAGGAATCTCGTAAATGAGATTAAAGAAGCCATAAAGAATGAATACTTTACCCCAAATGGAAGAAGTGCTATTAACACGCAAACCGCGATGATTGTTGCACTTTATATGGATTTGATCCCGGAAAACTTCCGTCCAAGAGTTATAGAAGATTTGAGGATAAAGCTTCGTGAAGACAATATGCATTTAAAAACAGGATTTGTCGGGACTCCTTATTTCTGTAACGTTCTATCGGAAAATGGAGCCAATGACGCGGCCTACACCTTATTGTTGAATGATGACTTCCCAAGTTGGTTATATGCCGTTAAATTAGGCGCAACTACGATTTGGGAAAGATGGAATTCAGTTCTTCCGGACGGTTCGATTAGTGGAACAGACATGAATTCACTAAATCACTATGCGTATGGATCCATAGCTGAGTGGATGTATCAGCATATGTGCGGCATTAATCCTGTAGAGGATGCACCTGGATTCAAAAAGATTAAACTTAGTCCAAAACCTTACGGAAAACTTCAATATGCGAAGGCAACGCTAAATTCTGCATCAGGAAAGATTGAGAGCGGATGGGAGATCAAAGAGGACGGGGCATTGTCATTCACCTTTATTGTTCCATTTAATACAACCGCAAATGTGATCCTCCCAGATGCAGCCTTTGAATCAATAAAAGTAAACGGTGTCAATCTAGTTGATAGCACGATTGCTGCAGGGCAAAATGGTGAGCAGGTACATTGTGAACTTGTGGCAGGTAGGTATGTGTTCGAATATAAGCCTGCAAAAAGCTATATCCTGACCTTTAGTACAAATAATAGTTTAAAGGAACTTCTAGAAAATGATGTAACGAGGGAGATTTTTGAAGAGGAACTCCCAGAAATAGCTGGTAATATACTCGTGAAAGCTAGATTTTTAGAAAAATCACTAAGAGAATTAACACAAGTACCTCTATTTAAATCATTGGCACCCACTGAAAAATTAGATGAATTAGATGAACGATTGCTTCTAGTTCGCCAGTAA
- a CDS encoding ABC transporter permease subunit: MIRFKRYLPLFIMMVPGVIYLLINNYLPMAGLAIAFKDVNYSVGIFASEWIGLKNFEYLFSTRDAYVITRNTILYNGAFIIINTVIAIVVAIMLNEIKNKLAKSFYQSVILLPFLISMVIVSYLGFAFLSVDVGYFNKTLLPMLGLEEISWYFESKYWPYILTFIHMWKGVGFLCVIYLAAIIGIDQEYYEAATLDGASKLQQIWYITIPSIMPVIVMMTLLAIGRIFYSDFGLFYQVPMNSGAIYDTTNVIDTYVYRGLIQLGDIGMSAAAGLYQSIVGFILVLLSNYLVRRKNKDNALF, encoded by the coding sequence ATGATTAGATTTAAACGGTATTTACCCCTTTTTATCATGATGGTACCTGGGGTCATTTATCTATTAATCAACAACTATCTACCAATGGCCGGGCTAGCCATTGCTTTCAAAGATGTCAACTACTCTGTAGGGATCTTTGCTAGCGAGTGGATTGGGTTAAAGAACTTTGAATATTTATTTAGTACAAGAGATGCATACGTCATTACCAGAAATACGATTCTTTATAATGGTGCATTTATTATCATTAATACTGTTATAGCAATCGTAGTTGCCATTATGTTAAATGAAATCAAGAATAAACTAGCTAAAAGTTTTTATCAGAGTGTCATTTTACTTCCATTCTTGATCTCAATGGTAATTGTAAGTTATCTAGGTTTTGCTTTTCTAAGTGTGGATGTAGGTTATTTCAATAAAACACTCTTACCAATGCTAGGTCTTGAAGAAATTTCATGGTATTTCGAATCAAAATATTGGCCTTATATTTTAACATTCATCCATATGTGGAAGGGAGTAGGTTTCCTCTGTGTTATCTACCTAGCAGCTATAATTGGGATCGACCAAGAGTACTATGAAGCCGCTACTCTAGATGGAGCTTCTAAACTTCAACAAATTTGGTACATCACAATCCCGTCAATCATGCCAGTCATTGTGATGATGACTTTACTAGCAATCGGGCGAATCTTCTATTCTGATTTTGGATTGTTCTACCAAGTACCAATGAACTCCGGTGCAATTTATGATACGACAAACGTTATTGATACGTACGTTTACCGTGGATTAATCCAACTTGGTGATATTGGAATGTCTGCAGCAGCAGGGTTATATCAATCAATCGTTGGTTTTATTCTTGTACTATTATCGAATTATCTTGTGCGTAGAAAAAATAAAGACAATGCATTATTTTAA
- a CDS encoding carbohydrate ABC transporter permease, whose translation MYKSDRITQYVSHVFLAILAAGSIIPFIILVASSLTEEASILKDGYAFWPKEFSLAAYEYLFNNSASIVRAYGITVFVTVIGTVSSLAITSLLAYALSRRDLPYRNVFAFFVFFTLLFNGGLVPTYLVYTQIFDVKNTIWALIVPGLLMNGFNVLLMRTFFITSIPEPVIESARMDGAGEFRTFFSIILPLSLPILATIGLLQTIGYWNDWFNGLIYITEPSLFSIQNMLNRMLQDIQFLATSNLGSNTSTAAAQIPTTGVRMAIAVIGVLPILIAYPFFQKYLVKGIALGSVKG comes from the coding sequence ATGTATAAATCTGATCGTATAACACAATATGTTTCACATGTCTTCTTAGCAATCCTTGCGGCCGGTTCCATCATTCCGTTCATCATTTTAGTGGCATCTTCACTTACGGAAGAGGCTTCAATATTGAAAGATGGTTATGCTTTTTGGCCAAAGGAATTTAGTTTAGCAGCCTACGAGTATTTATTTAATAACTCAGCTAGTATTGTAAGAGCATACGGAATTACCGTATTTGTTACAGTGATAGGGACCGTTTCCAGTCTAGCGATTACATCGTTGTTAGCCTATGCGCTATCTCGCCGAGATTTACCATACAGAAACGTTTTCGCTTTCTTTGTATTCTTTACACTATTATTCAACGGTGGGCTAGTCCCAACTTATCTCGTATATACTCAAATCTTTGATGTGAAAAACACTATCTGGGCATTAATCGTACCTGGATTACTAATGAATGGATTTAATGTTTTGTTAATGCGGACATTTTTTATTACCTCCATTCCTGAGCCAGTAATTGAATCTGCTCGAATGGATGGTGCAGGGGAGTTTAGAACATTCTTCTCGATCATTCTTCCACTTTCATTGCCAATTTTAGCTACAATTGGACTGCTTCAAACAATTGGTTATTGGAATGATTGGTTTAATGGATTGATCTATATCACTGAACCGTCGTTATTCAGTATCCAAAACATGTTAAATCGAATGTTACAAGACATTCAATTTTTAGCCACTAGTAATCTAGGATCAAACACAAGTACTGCAGCAGCGCAAATTCCAACAACAGGAGTTCGAATGGCCATTGCCGTAATTGGGGTCTTGCCAATTTTAATTGCCTACCCATTCTTCCAAAAATACTTAGTAAAAGGAATTGCCTTAGGGTCTGTAAAAGGATGA